In Syntrophorhabdus sp., the sequence TGCCCGCGAGAATGGTATTGAACCTCTTTTCCGAACGGTCTGCGCCTGAAGGCGCTCTTTGCTTTCCTGTATCCATGTGGTCCCGAATATGTCTCCGGACGGCGCCTGTGAATGCGGCGCCGCCCGGTCCTTCGTCTCATGATCTCCTTTATTTCACGAGGGGCGCGCCATTGTATGTCATGGAGCGGACCAGCTTGTTCGCCTTCGCCGCCGCCTCTTTCGACAAGGGGGCGTACTCAAGGGGCTCGACGTATCTCTGACCGTCGCCCACCACCCACAGGAGGAGTTTCGCCAATGCCTCCGCCCGGTCCCTGGCCTTTCCTCCGTAGTTCTGTTCCTTGTAGAAGATGAGCCATGTGAAACCGCTGATGGGATAACCGGCGGCCGCCTCCGTGTCTGTCAGGGACACGTTCGTATCGTCGGGGATCTTCACGTTGGCCGCGGCGCTCACCGACTTCAACGTCGGCTCGATGAACTTGCCGGCCCTGTTCTTTATGGTACCGTAAGGCATCTTGTTCTGGATCGCGTAGAGGAGTTCCACGTATCCCACGGCGCCCGGGGTCTGCTTCACGTATCCGGCGACGCCGGGGTTCCCTTTCTGGCCTATCTGGGAGGCGGGCCACTTCAGGGACTTGCCAGTGCCGATCTTCTCTTTCCACTCCCTGTTCACCTTCGTGAGGTACTCGCTGAAGATGTAGGTCGTGCCGCTGCCGTCGGCGCGGTGCACGGCGCTGACAGGCAGATCGGGGAGCTTCACCCCGGGGTTCGCCGAGGCTATCTTCGGGTCGTTCCACTTCGTGATCTTGCCGAGGAATATCTCAGCCACCGTATCGGGGGTGAAATTGAGCTTCGGGTTCCCGGGAAGGTTATAGGTGACGACCACGGCCCCGAGACAGGTGGGAATGTGCAGGACCGGGGCCCCGGCCGCCTGCAACTCCTTCGCCGTCATGAAGGCGTCGGTGCCGCCGAAATCGACGGTCTTCTTCACAAGCTGGTTTATCCCTCCGCCCGATCCGATACCCTGGTAGTTGATCTTCACCTTGTACTGCTGGTTGTAGGCGTCGAACATCTTAGAGTACAGCGGCTGGGGGAAGGTGGCGCCGGCGCCGAGCAGCTCCATGTCGAGGGCCGGTGCGTCAGCCGCGAAGCACACAAGGGCCAGGACAACGGCCATCAAGGATAGGGCTCTTGAAAAAATGCCAGACATAAATGTCCTCCTTTTGGTTTTCTCAGGCACCTGCCTGAATCGTTGCCTCATCTTACCCATCGACTGTTAATATTAGAGGAAAGGATTGTTAAGATTCGATTAAGGCGGGCCCTGTCCCGATGATATTCCTGTCGCGGGTCAGGCTTTGAATGAGGGCGGGTCGCCGACGGGCAGGGTGACGATGAATCTCGCGCCTTTTCCCGGGGTGCTCTGGGCCGTGATCCTTCCGTTGTGGAGAAGGATGATGTGCTTGACTATGGAGAGGCCGAGGCCCGTGCCGCCGAGCTTCTTCGACCTCGATTTATCGACCACGTAGAACCGCTCGAAGATGCGGTCGATGTGTTCCGAAGGGATGCCCGGGCCCGTGTCGGCGACGAAGATGACCACGGTGTTGCCGCGGGTCTCCATCTCCACGGTGATCCCGCCCGCATCGGTGTACTTGATGGCGTTGTCAAGGAGATTGACGAAGACCTGCTCGAGCCTGAAGGCGTCACCCATCACCGGCGGCAGGTCCCGGGGCGCCCTCACATCCACGCTGAAACCCTTCACGCGTATCTGCTCTTCGAAGATCTTGAGTACTCTTTCGACGAGGTCCCGTATGTCCACCGGCTCCAATTCGAGGACAGGGCTCTTTTCTTCCAACCTCGACAGCGTCAGCAGGTCGGTCACGACATTGATGAGCCGGGCCGTGTTCCGCTTGATGATCGTCAGATAATGCCTCTGTTCCTCCGAAAGCGTTCCATCGGCCTCCATGGTCTCGACAAACCCCTTGATGGACGTGAGAGGCGTGCGCAGCTCGTGGGACACATTAAGGACGAAATCGCTCTTTATCCTCTCAAGCTTGCGGATCTCGGTGATGTCATGGAAGACAAGGACGATCTCTTCCCGGGAGCTCAGGTACGTGGCACTGCACAGGAAAACCGCACCGTCAATCGTCATCTCCCCGACAAGGTTGTGCTTCTCGACGTGGACCCTGCTCACCAGTTCATTGAGCGCCGGCTCCCGGATGACCTCCCAGTATGGCCTCCCGACCTCCACATCGCGGCCCATCACGTTCCTCAGGCTGTCATTCATAAGGAGAACCCTCTCCTCGCCATCGAGCACGAGGAGTCCCTCCTGCAGGGAGGAGATGATGGAGTTCAGCTCTTCCTTCTGGCGGGTGAGATCCGTGAAAAGCCCCTGCATCTCATCGGTCATATCGTTGAAGCTGTCGGCGACCTCCTTGAGCTCGTCCTGCTCTTTAAGCAACACACGGGTATTGAAATCGTGGCCGGCCACCCGTTTTATGGCCGCGCTCAGCTCGCCAATCGGCCGGTAGATGGTCCGTGTGAAAATGAACGCCCCGATGAGCGCAGCGACAAGGACGATGGCGGTCACGAACGATATCTTCAGGTTCAGTTCCCGGGAAACGGTCTTTATGTCCCTGAGGAACTTGCTCGTACGGAGGACATACAGCGTCTTTCCGTCCCGTTCCACGGCGACGGCTATGTAGAGCATCTCCTGGCCGAGGGTGTCGCTTACGCGCAGGAACCGCCCCG encodes:
- a CDS encoding HAMP domain-containing protein, with the protein product MKRSLFLKIFGGYLLLTIVLSGLIVLISSYLIRNYQIERTARELKEIAIVLGERTLGMPSEGGGVVIDRFVKETGKKINARITLVAPDGRVIADSEEDPARMENHRLRIEISQALEGGTGRFLRVSDTLGQEMLYIAVAVERDGKTLYVLRTSKFLRDIKTVSRELNLKISFVTAIVLVAALIGAFIFTRTIYRPIGELSAAIKRVAGHDFNTRVLLKEQDELKEVADSFNDMTDEMQGLFTDLTRQKEELNSIISSLQEGLLVLDGEERVLLMNDSLRNVMGRDVEVGRPYWEVIREPALNELVSRVHVEKHNLVGEMTIDGAVFLCSATYLSSREEIVLVFHDITEIRKLERIKSDFVLNVSHELRTPLTSIKGFVETMEADGTLSEEQRHYLTIIKRNTARLINVVTDLLTLSRLEEKSPVLELEPVDIRDLVERVLKIFEEQIRVKGFSVDVRAPRDLPPVMGDAFRLEQVFVNLLDNAIKYTDAGGITVEMETRGNTVVIFVADTGPGIPSEHIDRIFERFYVVDKSRSKKLGGTGLGLSIVKHIILLHNGRITAQSTPGKGARFIVTLPVGDPPSFKA
- the pstS gene encoding phosphate ABC transporter substrate-binding protein PstS, coding for MSGIFSRALSLMAVVLALVCFAADAPALDMELLGAGATFPQPLYSKMFDAYNQQYKVKINYQGIGSGGGINQLVKKTVDFGGTDAFMTAKELQAAGAPVLHIPTCLGAVVVTYNLPGNPKLNFTPDTVAEIFLGKITKWNDPKIASANPGVKLPDLPVSAVHRADGSGTTYIFSEYLTKVNREWKEKIGTGKSLKWPASQIGQKGNPGVAGYVKQTPGAVGYVELLYAIQNKMPYGTIKNRAGKFIEPTLKSVSAAANVKIPDDTNVSLTDTEAAAGYPISGFTWLIFYKEQNYGGKARDRAEALAKLLLWVVGDGQRYVEPLEYAPLSKEAAAKANKLVRSMTYNGAPLVK